The DNA region ACTCGGTCCCGGTGTCGACTGGCGGACTGTCATCCGCGATGCCATTCGATCGGATTCGATGGTGTTTCTTGCGTGCTTCTCCTCGAACCTGTCGGAGCGCGAGACCTCATATCAGTATGAGGAGCTCAACCTGGCCGTTGAAGAGTTTCGTCGACGGCCGCCTGGCCGTGTATGGCTGATACCCATACGATTTGACGATTGCCAGATTCCGGATATGCCGCTGACATCCACAATGAGACTGGACAGTATTCAGCGGGCCGACCTCTTCGGCGACGAGTACGTCGAAAACGTAATAGAGCTGACAGGCGCTATCAAGGCGGTGATGGGAGCGCCAGGGTTGAATTCAGCAACCGTCAAGGCGGCGGTGGCCGAGGCTGACGACTCTGAGCGTCCGGAGATGCTGCGACGGCACACCGAAGAAATGATTCGTGATCAATCGAAGGTCATTGCTCTCGACGGGATAGTTGCGCAAGAGCCGGCTCGAGTGCTGGATGCGATGCGCAACCTTGAGCGTTTTCCGACATCACCGACGCGCGGTGGAACCGCCGACGACGACGTCATCGCCGCGGTGAGTGCCGCCCAAGACTATTGGCGATTGATT from Mycobacterium sp. 050128 includes:
- a CDS encoding toll/interleukin-1 receptor domain-containing protein; translated protein: MTGRSNEQEKHAFVSYVHEDKEHVDKMVRALKAAGIPVWVDKTKLGPGVDWRTVIRDAIRSDSMVFLACFSSNLSERETSYQYEELNLAVEEFRRRPPGRVWLIPIRFDDCQIPDMPLTSTMRLDSIQRADLFGDEYVENVIELTGAIKAVMGAPGLNSATVKAAVAEADDSERPEMLRRHTEEMIRDQSKVIALDGIVAQEPARVLDAMRNLERFPTSPTRGGTADDDVIAAVSAAQDYWRLIEPFCWSLQVAARWAEDRQALRPWTTGLQSLVAEAGKPA